The Benincasa hispida cultivar B227 chromosome 9, ASM972705v1, whole genome shotgun sequence genome has a segment encoding these proteins:
- the LOC120087069 gene encoding NAC domain-containing protein 30-like, whose product MEILESCVPPGFRFHPTEEELVGYYLKRKINSQKIDLDVIVDIDLYKMEPWDIQANCKFGYEEQKEWYFFSHKDRKYPTGSRTNRATSAGFWKATGRDKAVLSKNRVIGMRKTLVFYKGRAPNGRKTDWIMHEYRLQNSELAPVQEEGWVVCRAFKKPNPNQNQVIGAWNSHQHQALHYDLRNNNSNNSQFVRSPSFSDAMTPHTQMVNSSDQQLSNLHHSYAFDLHHHQLQQQQDYRFIQLPNLESPTLSTSFGTNETKINNNHDGPYLEWNVDFDDLLSSSQIVETSSSSYPNLAQTFVDFCNDV is encoded by the exons ATGGAGATTTTGGAGTCATGTGTGCCACCAGGCTTTAGGTTTCATCCAACTGAGGAAGAACTTGTTGGTTATTATCTCAAAAGGAAGATCAACTCACAGAAGATTGACTTAGATGTCATTGTTGATATTGATCTTTACAAAATGGAGCCATGGGATATCCAAG CTAATTGTAAATTTGGTTACGAGGAGCAAAAGGAATGGTACTTCTTTAGTCATAAGGACCGAAAATACCCGACAGGAAGTCGAACGAACCGAGCTACAAGTGCTGGATTTTGGAAGGCCACAGGGAGAGATAAGGCAGTTTTGTCAAAGAATAGAGTGATTGGAATGAGAAAGACATTGGTGTTTTATAAAGGTAGAGCTCCAAATGGAAGAAAAACTGATTGGATTATGCATGAATATCGTCTCCAAAACTCTGAACTTGCACCTGTTCAG GAAGAAGGTTGGGTGGTCTGTAGGGCATTCAAAAAACCAAACCCTAATCAAAACCAAGTCATTGGAGCTTGGAATAGCCATCAACATCAAGCCTTACATTATGATCTCAGAAACAACAACAGTAATAATAGTCAATTTGTTAGGTCCCCTTCATTTTCAGATGCCATGACCCCTCACACTCAAATGGTCAACTCCTCTGACCAACAACTCTCAAATTTGCACCACTCCTATGCCTTTGATCTTCACCACCACCAActacaacaacaacaagattATCGATTCATCCAACTCCCGAATCTCGAGAGCCCAACGCTCTCGACAAGCTTTGGGACTAACGAAACGAAGATAAATAATAATCATGACGGTCCGTACCTCGAATGGAATGTTGATTTTGACGATTTACTCTCTTCGTCGCAGATTGTCGAAACGTCGTCTTCTTCTTACCCTAATTTGGCTCAAACTTTTGTTGACTTTTGTAATGATGTATGA